Proteins co-encoded in one Coxiella burnetii genomic window:
- a CDS encoding endonuclease/exonuclease/phosphatase family protein produces the protein MESLTPKRDAFTVLSYNIHKGFSARYRRFVLPDIREALRAIDADIVLLQEVQGKHHKSRLKKFAHADLPQTEFIAESKWPHYMYGKNAVYGSAHHGNALLSNFPFKMVENINVSLSQRASRSILHAIIDYEPTVELHVICIHLGLFRAERDYQLITLSKRIEAHVPSHAPLIIAGDFNDWRRGAFNYMEKELELKEVYKVLEGKHAKTYPASRPTLEVDRIYYRGLKLLSGEIFNESYWKKLSDHLPLHAKFAIE, from the coding sequence ATGGAAAGTCTGACACCGAAACGCGATGCTTTCACCGTCTTATCGTACAATATCCATAAGGGGTTTAGTGCACGCTATCGCCGATTTGTGTTGCCGGATATCCGCGAAGCCTTACGCGCAATCGACGCAGACATCGTTCTTTTACAAGAAGTGCAGGGAAAGCACCATAAATCTCGCCTCAAAAAATTTGCCCATGCCGATCTTCCGCAAACCGAATTTATCGCTGAATCTAAGTGGCCTCATTACATGTATGGCAAAAACGCTGTCTATGGGTCGGCTCATCATGGCAATGCTTTGCTTAGTAATTTTCCTTTCAAAATGGTAGAGAATATCAATGTTTCATTAAGCCAAAGAGCGAGTCGTAGCATTTTGCATGCTATTATCGATTATGAGCCGACAGTTGAACTTCACGTTATTTGTATTCACCTCGGTTTGTTTCGCGCAGAAAGGGATTACCAACTAATTACATTAAGTAAACGGATTGAGGCGCATGTTCCTTCTCACGCCCCATTAATTATTGCCGGTGATTTTAATGATTGGCGAAGGGGTGCATTTAATTACATGGAAAAAGAGCTTGAATTAAAAGAAGTTTATAAAGTCCTTGAAGGGAAGCATGCGAAAACTTACCCTGCTTCCCGACCGACGCTTGAGGTAGATAGAATCTATTACCGTGGATTAAAATTGCTTAGCGGTGAAATTTTTAATGAAAGTTATTGGAAAAAATTATCCGATCACCTACCACTGCATGCTAAATTCGCTATTGAATAA
- a CDS encoding patatin-like phospholipase family protein yields the protein MIKGKLISELSTASQEKIIVGTINPIETVGELGSLSGEPRSLTVKAATDSVVLELPNKIFKEFCQEYPAILTDISKFIVDRSLQIIKIMAQEEARKVNLIFPLLQKTSLNLSTEILETKFNEIFFRHQEVYYTNEQKSEINKTLQIDEIKPVSIFLKSWDSFLFTEVIDRLACVYLVVESEQPAHFDQDTKKIIQDIQRLPNVRLELILLQPENIDQPKNTKKWLEKFDFDLHHHLQLNQSDSWARLIRFMTGKATALVLGGGGARGFSHFGTLKALRENNIPIDAIGGTSVGSVVAACYAMTQDCNETMKLLQDLKRAAKHSFSLRNLTWPFISLFSSHAQFVLI from the coding sequence TTGATTAAAGGGAAATTAATTTCTGAACTTTCCACCGCGTCCCAAGAAAAAATAATTGTCGGGACTATTAATCCCATTGAGACGGTTGGTGAATTAGGTTCATTGTCTGGCGAACCTCGCAGTTTGACGGTTAAGGCGGCGACTGATTCTGTAGTTTTAGAATTACCTAATAAAATTTTTAAAGAATTTTGTCAAGAATATCCTGCTATTTTAACGGACATATCAAAATTTATTGTAGACCGATCCTTACAAATAATTAAAATAATGGCACAAGAAGAAGCTAGAAAGGTAAATCTTATTTTTCCTTTGCTTCAGAAGACTTCTTTAAATTTATCTACCGAAATTTTGGAAACTAAATTTAATGAAATATTTTTTCGCCACCAAGAAGTGTATTATACAAATGAACAAAAATCCGAAATAAATAAGACATTACAAATAGACGAAATAAAACCTGTTTCAATCTTTTTAAAGTCATGGGACTCTTTTTTATTTACTGAGGTAATTGACCGGTTGGCCTGTGTTTATTTGGTCGTTGAAAGCGAGCAGCCGGCACATTTTGATCAAGATACTAAGAAAATAATTCAAGATATACAACGACTTCCTAATGTTCGGTTAGAGTTGATTCTATTACAGCCGGAAAATATTGACCAACCTAAAAATACTAAAAAATGGTTAGAAAAATTTGATTTCGATTTACATCATCATTTGCAACTAAATCAAAGCGATAGTTGGGCTCGCCTGATTCGATTTATGACTGGCAAAGCGACCGCTCTGGTATTAGGAGGGGGAGGGGCGAGAGGTTTTTCGCATTTTGGTACTCTAAAGGCGCTACGTGAGAATAATATTCCCATCGATGCTATTGGCGGAACGAGCGTGGGCTCTGTTGTCGCTGCGTGTTATGCCATGACTCAAGATTGTAACGAGACGATGAAGCTTCTTCAAGACCTGAAACGAGCTGCAAAACATTCTTTCTCACTTAGGAATTTGACGTGGCCTTTTATCTCTTTGTTCAGTTCGCATGCTCAATTTGTTTTGATTTAA
- a CDS encoding KUP/HAK/KT family potassium transporter, whose protein sequence is MTNGSSLQKQAFFSLALGALGVVYGDIGTSPLYAIRESLDGLPINLIDVLGVLSLIFWALITVISIKYLWIVLRADNHGEGGILALLALLKRMVSNNTLLKLIFIIGIFGAGLLLGDGMLTPAISVVSAIEGLKVISPVLSEWVVPIAIIIL, encoded by the coding sequence GTGACGAATGGAAGCTCGCTGCAGAAACAAGCATTCTTTTCTTTAGCCCTTGGCGCTTTAGGCGTCGTTTATGGTGACATTGGCACCAGTCCGTTATATGCCATTCGAGAATCCTTGGATGGTTTGCCAATCAATTTAATTGATGTTTTGGGCGTATTATCCCTAATCTTTTGGGCGCTTATAACCGTTATTTCAATTAAATATTTATGGATTGTACTCCGTGCAGATAATCACGGGGAAGGAGGGATACTTGCCTTACTCGCGCTTTTAAAGCGCATGGTCTCCAATAACACCCTATTGAAACTCATTTTTATTATCGGAATATTTGGAGCGGGTCTTTTGTTGGGTGACGGCATGTTAACACCGGCCATTTCGGTGGTCAGTGCTATTGAGGGTTTAAAAGTTATTTCTCCTGTTCTTTCTGAATGGGTCGTGCCGATAGCAATAATAATCCTTTGA
- a CDS encoding acyl-CoA desaturase — protein MKQISKINWLNVSFIILTGLVGITGTILFIVFGLVHWPTWVLAGAMLIACGLSITAGYHRLAAHKSYKAAWPIRLFFALFGAAAFEGSIVEWATDHRKHHRYTDTDQDPYSIKKGFWYAHIGWLFTLDPSKRDFSNVQDLLDDPIYRFQHRFFPIIAILMGFGLPMAIGALWGDPLSALVIAGALRITVVYQMTFFINSLCHMIGKQTYKNSSARDNWVTALLTMGEGFHNFHHQFPIDYRNGVRFFHFDPTKWLIYLLSRMGLVSGLKRVEQRRIIKYRLQTDTQRLALLSAERVEVVKPLYERIHHLLGRLEELEKSYLALKEAQFKAYKNRLREIRQKLKATERELRTFLTLWSKVARPLQTCQLSGS, from the coding sequence ATGAAACAAATTTCAAAAATCAACTGGTTAAACGTCTCGTTTATCATTCTTACAGGGCTTGTAGGAATCACTGGTACCATACTTTTCATCGTTTTTGGCCTTGTTCATTGGCCGACGTGGGTTTTGGCGGGGGCGATGCTTATTGCTTGCGGTCTTTCGATAACAGCGGGTTACCACCGCCTTGCCGCTCATAAAAGCTACAAGGCGGCATGGCCTATTCGGTTATTTTTTGCGCTTTTTGGAGCGGCGGCTTTTGAAGGAAGTATTGTAGAATGGGCCACTGACCATCGAAAGCATCACCGTTATACCGACACAGACCAAGATCCCTACAGCATCAAAAAAGGCTTTTGGTATGCCCACATAGGATGGCTATTTACGCTTGATCCTTCAAAACGGGATTTTAGCAATGTCCAAGATTTGCTGGATGATCCTATCTATCGCTTTCAACATCGTTTCTTTCCGATTATTGCTATTCTAATGGGTTTTGGATTGCCAATGGCCATTGGCGCGCTTTGGGGCGACCCGCTCAGCGCTCTTGTGATTGCTGGCGCTTTAAGGATTACGGTGGTTTATCAGATGACGTTTTTTATTAATTCACTTTGTCATATGATTGGCAAACAAACTTACAAAAATTCATCTGCTCGGGATAATTGGGTAACCGCCCTGCTTACTATGGGCGAAGGTTTTCATAATTTTCACCATCAATTTCCGATTGATTATCGAAACGGCGTGCGCTTTTTTCACTTTGATCCAACGAAATGGTTGATTTATTTGTTATCCCGGATGGGATTGGTGTCTGGCTTAAAGCGTGTAGAGCAACGCAGAATCATTAAATACCGTCTGCAAACCGATACTCAACGTTTGGCACTGCTTTCAGCAGAAAGAGTAGAGGTCGTAAAACCGCTTTATGAGCGCATTCATCACTTGTTAGGGCGGCTGGAAGAACTTGAAAAGAGTTATTTAGCATTGAAAGAGGCGCAATTTAAGGCTTATAAAAACCGACTCCGAGAAATACGACAAAAGCTAAAAGCAACGGAGCGCGAGCTTCGAACTTTCTTAACTCTGTGGAGCAAGGTGGCCCGGCCGCTTCAGACTTGTCAACTTAGTGGATCATAA
- a CDS encoding MFS transporter: protein MQYFTEDNNAPLLPIASEKRTFYLYPSIVITLSSLFLFYKYLLQVSPSVITDDLMRVFHISGGGLGNLAAMYFYSYVVAQLAVGILLDKYSPRLLTSLAIVCCALGSIIFSIADTLWVAAFSRLLVGAGAAFATISYMKMASIWFRPNQFAFIGGLLATAAMLGALCGEAPLAFLLQYVGWRNTLLICGLLGLGIAGLFYLFIRDKKSVASPTDYESQTVTLKDILHVLRNKLNWFLALYSGLAFAPVAVFGGLWGNPFLQEAYHFTSTQAASLISLLFIGVAIGGPLWGYLADRLKKRQSVIVFGTGLALIAILLVIYSPHQSLLLLEISLFLFGLGSGAFMLGFAIGKEINKAALAATVVALINTGDAIFGAISEPLVGKVLDGLWTGQMVNGVPHFSVQHYQIALLLLPIDLIGALLFIGLFHWKNRRASFPTT from the coding sequence ATGCAATACTTCACTGAAGATAACAACGCGCCTCTTTTACCGATTGCTTCTGAAAAACGGACTTTTTATCTCTATCCTTCGATTGTTATCACGCTAAGTTCGTTGTTTTTATTTTATAAATACCTACTTCAGGTTTCCCCAAGTGTTATCACCGATGATTTAATGCGCGTTTTTCATATCAGTGGAGGAGGGCTAGGTAATTTGGCGGCTATGTATTTTTATAGTTATGTGGTTGCTCAATTAGCGGTGGGTATTTTGTTGGATAAATACAGCCCTCGACTCTTAACCAGTCTTGCCATTGTTTGTTGTGCTTTGGGATCGATAATTTTTTCTATCGCTGACACATTGTGGGTGGCTGCTTTTTCGCGGCTGCTGGTTGGTGCAGGGGCGGCGTTTGCCACCATTAGTTATATGAAAATGGCCAGTATTTGGTTTCGTCCCAATCAATTCGCTTTTATTGGCGGATTATTAGCGACCGCCGCTATGTTGGGCGCTTTATGCGGAGAGGCGCCGTTAGCGTTCCTCCTCCAGTACGTGGGTTGGCGAAATACGCTTCTTATCTGTGGTCTTTTGGGCCTTGGTATCGCTGGGCTTTTTTATCTCTTTATTCGCGATAAAAAATCGGTAGCTTCTCCAACGGATTACGAATCTCAAACCGTTACGTTAAAAGATATTCTCCACGTATTGAGAAATAAGTTAAATTGGTTTTTAGCGTTGTATAGCGGGCTCGCCTTTGCTCCCGTCGCTGTTTTTGGCGGCCTGTGGGGCAATCCTTTCTTGCAGGAGGCCTATCATTTTACAAGCACTCAGGCGGCTAGTTTAATTTCACTTTTATTCATTGGAGTGGCGATCGGTGGCCCGCTATGGGGCTATCTTGCCGATCGATTAAAAAAACGGCAATCGGTTATCGTCTTCGGAACCGGATTAGCCTTGATTGCCATTTTGTTGGTAATTTATAGCCCCCATCAATCCCTTTTGCTTTTAGAAATTTCGTTGTTTTTATTTGGTTTGGGGAGTGGTGCGTTTATGTTAGGTTTTGCAATAGGGAAAGAAATCAATAAAGCCGCATTAGCAGCAACCGTAGTGGCTTTAATTAATACGGGCGATGCTATTTTCGGCGCGATCAGTGAACCCTTGGTCGGAAAAGTGCTAGATGGATTATGGACAGGGCAGATGGTGAACGGCGTTCCTCATTTTTCAGTTCAGCATTATCAGATAGCTCTTTTGTTGTTGCCCATTGACTTGATTGGCGCGCTTTTATTTATCGGTTTGTTTCACTGGAAAAACCGCCGTGCTTCGTTCCCGACGACTTAG
- a CDS encoding AI-2E family transporter has translation MGFCRCMIDPLLLFRLRKSLWKETLIFGERTNLDLRYLNSVAAFALVVLIVYLLFIGRFLFLPLTIALVLWYVIISLTALYQRIPFKKRLSHGFALFLAIVTTAIFLYLFFLMFTQSLPDLIEAAPAYQQKLYQLLRWFNVLVGGGRLYLGQLMRQIDLKNIFSELPIILSLTAANFTLVIVYLFFLLLEHRSFNQKLKLLCHSSKKYKKVTEIIKEITKDVNNYFKVKTLISLITALLSYFVLLEFKINNAEFWSTFVFLLNYIPYIGPLIAVVTLLIVASIQVTQLVPFIFLGILLTAIQIILGNFVEPKWLGVRLNLSPLVILLSLAFWGSIWGFIGLFLSVPIMVILTIILGKFPKTRPIAVMLSATGEVDS, from the coding sequence GTGGGCTTTTGCCGTTGTATGATAGACCCTCTCCTACTCTTCCGATTGCGGAAGAGCTTGTGGAAGGAAACACTTATATTTGGGGAGCGTACTAATTTGGATTTGCGTTATTTAAATTCTGTCGCTGCGTTTGCGCTTGTTGTTCTCATTGTCTACCTTTTATTTATTGGAAGATTTCTGTTTTTGCCTTTAACGATCGCGTTAGTTTTGTGGTACGTCATCATTTCCCTCACAGCCCTGTATCAACGAATTCCTTTTAAAAAACGTCTTTCCCATGGTTTTGCCTTATTCTTAGCAATTGTTACTACCGCTATTTTTCTTTATCTTTTCTTTTTAATGTTCACGCAATCCCTCCCTGATCTTATTGAAGCAGCACCAGCTTATCAGCAAAAATTATACCAACTGTTGCGATGGTTTAATGTTTTAGTGGGCGGGGGCCGTCTTTATCTCGGTCAGTTAATGAGACAAATCGATTTAAAAAATATCTTTTCAGAATTACCTATAATCCTGTCATTAACCGCCGCTAATTTTACGTTGGTTATTGTTTACCTATTCTTTCTACTTCTTGAACATCGATCTTTTAACCAGAAGCTAAAGCTCTTATGTCATTCCTCTAAAAAATATAAAAAAGTAACTGAAATAATAAAAGAAATTACTAAAGACGTTAATAACTATTTCAAAGTAAAAACTCTGATTAGTCTTATTACGGCTCTTCTCAGTTATTTTGTCTTGTTAGAGTTTAAAATAAATAATGCCGAGTTTTGGAGCACATTCGTGTTTCTTCTAAATTACATTCCCTATATTGGCCCTTTGATTGCTGTGGTGACTTTATTAATAGTTGCTTCCATTCAAGTAACGCAGTTAGTCCCGTTTATCTTCTTGGGAATTTTGCTAACGGCTATTCAAATCATTCTTGGAAATTTTGTCGAGCCAAAATGGCTTGGGGTGCGATTGAATTTAAGCCCGCTGGTTATTTTATTATCTCTCGCGTTTTGGGGCTCCATTTGGGGATTCATCGGTTTATTTTTAAGCGTCCCTATTATGGTGATTCTCACTATTATTTTGGGTAAATTTCCAAAAACACGACCCATCGCAGTGATGCTATCGGCTACTGGCGAAGTCGATTCATGA
- a CDS encoding O-methyltransferase yields the protein MSINTTLLTPELYQYLLQVSLREPPLLAELREETTRSFSTYAMQTAPEQAQLLALLVKLMQAKKVIDIGTFTGYSAIAMGLALPKDGTLITCDVDEKSTALAKEYWEKAGLSDKIGLRLSPAKDTLAELIHAGQAWQYDLIYIDADKANTDLYYEESLKLLREGGLIAVDNVLRRGQVADEENQSENNQLIRLFNQKVYKDERVDMILIPIGDGLTLARKKS from the coding sequence ATGTCTATTAATACAACGCTTTTAACGCCAGAGTTATACCAATACCTATTGCAGGTTTCTTTGCGCGAGCCCCCATTGTTAGCGGAATTACGAGAAGAAACCACCCGGTCATTTTCTACTTACGCCATGCAAACCGCACCAGAGCAAGCGCAACTATTAGCATTGCTGGTTAAATTAATGCAAGCAAAGAAGGTGATCGATATTGGCACCTTCACGGGTTACAGCGCCATCGCGATGGGGTTGGCTTTGCCAAAAGACGGAACCCTCATTACTTGCGACGTGGATGAAAAGTCCACCGCACTTGCTAAGGAATATTGGGAAAAAGCAGGGCTAAGCGATAAGATCGGGCTTCGTCTCTCACCGGCGAAAGACACACTGGCCGAATTAATCCATGCCGGTCAAGCCTGGCAATACGATCTTATTTACATTGATGCGGATAAAGCCAACACGGATCTTTATTACGAAGAATCCTTAAAGTTGCTACGAGAAGGGGGATTGATAGCCGTTGATAATGTGTTGCGACGGGGTCAAGTAGCCGATGAAGAAAATCAGAGTGAAAACAACCAGCTTATCCGACTTTTTAATCAAAAGGTTTATAAGGACGAGCGCGTCGATATGATTCTCATTCCTATTGGAGACGGTTTAACCCTGGCCCGGAAAAAATCATGA
- a CDS encoding lytic murein transglycosylase — protein sequence MTKRKFILLSALIFFLSAWLLLDNSSARAVQQPSWVVWVKQLREEAISRGIRPEVFDRAFSTVKEPSRKVMHLERTQPERRITFLKYRSTRADPFRIRIGRAKYQKHHRILTEIGNKYGVNPCFIVSLWGMETSYGSYMGNFPVIQSLATLAYESQRRAFFRKQLFYALEILNGGHVTLQNFKGEWAGASGQPQFLPSSWHNYAVDYDGDGRKDIWNDLPDAFASIANYLAKHGWKAHQPWAIEVILPSGFDTRLVNGKIKKTIQEWQRMGIRTVGGRPWPHGNEEAELIRPDGGPNFLVFNNFNVLMKWNRSTYYAGTVGWMAEQICGRPIQ from the coding sequence ATGACAAAGCGAAAATTTATTCTCCTTTCAGCGCTTATCTTCTTTCTCTCCGCTTGGCTTCTTTTAGATAATTCATCGGCTCGGGCCGTTCAGCAACCCAGTTGGGTGGTTTGGGTTAAGCAATTGCGAGAGGAGGCTATTTCGCGTGGGATACGTCCAGAGGTGTTTGATCGGGCTTTTAGCACCGTGAAAGAACCCAGCCGTAAAGTAATGCATTTAGAACGAACCCAGCCGGAACGGCGCATTACTTTTTTAAAATACCGCAGCACCCGGGCAGATCCTTTTCGAATCCGTATTGGGCGCGCTAAATACCAAAAGCACCATCGAATATTGACCGAGATCGGCAACAAATACGGCGTCAATCCTTGTTTTATAGTGTCTCTTTGGGGTATGGAAACCAGTTACGGTTCCTATATGGGAAATTTTCCCGTTATCCAATCGTTGGCCACCTTAGCTTATGAGTCGCAACGCAGAGCCTTCTTCCGAAAACAGCTTTTTTACGCATTGGAAATTTTAAATGGCGGCCATGTCACTTTACAGAATTTCAAAGGCGAGTGGGCGGGAGCCTCAGGGCAGCCCCAATTTTTACCCTCCAGTTGGCATAATTACGCTGTTGATTATGATGGCGATGGAAGAAAAGACATCTGGAATGATCTTCCCGATGCTTTTGCTTCCATTGCCAATTATTTAGCGAAACACGGTTGGAAAGCCCATCAGCCTTGGGCTATCGAAGTGATACTCCCCTCCGGATTTGATACTCGATTAGTCAATGGGAAAATTAAAAAAACAATTCAAGAATGGCAGCGAATGGGGATTCGCACCGTGGGAGGAAGACCTTGGCCGCATGGTAACGAAGAGGCCGAATTAATTCGTCCCGATGGCGGTCCCAATTTTCTGGTCTTTAATAACTTTAATGTCTTGATGAAATGGAACCGATCGACGTATTATGCAGGAACCGTAGGCTGGATGGCTGAACAAATTTGCGGCAGGCCAATACAATAA
- the mmsB gene encoding 3-hydroxyisobutyrate dehydrogenase, which yields MTTIGFIGLGHMGQPMVNNLIKNNCLVKVYDVIDEAVEKAVKTGATAAASPAEVAEEADVVFTMLQTSDQVRNCCLSAKGIFATINRQAIYIDSSSIDIEGSRELHKEAKKRGISMLDAPVSGGVAAAEAAGLTFMVGGEKEDFERAKRVLGILGKKIIYAGSDGAGAAAKICNNMLLGISMIAVSEAFVLADKLGLDPQKLFEISSNASGECWSLTHYCPWPGILKDVPSSHEYKPGFTAKMMLKDLNLSQAAASDAKANTPLGKRATELYQQFVDSDHGEVDFSAIINLLKDKSQ from the coding sequence ATGACAACAATCGGATTCATTGGTCTTGGGCACATGGGCCAACCCATGGTAAATAATTTAATAAAAAATAATTGTTTGGTAAAAGTATATGATGTGATTGATGAAGCTGTTGAAAAGGCAGTCAAAACGGGGGCGACTGCGGCAGCTTCTCCCGCGGAAGTGGCTGAAGAGGCTGATGTGGTCTTTACGATGTTACAAACGAGCGACCAAGTACGAAATTGTTGCCTGAGCGCAAAGGGAATATTTGCCACTATCAATCGTCAAGCCATCTATATCGACAGCTCATCCATTGATATAGAGGGATCACGAGAACTTCACAAAGAAGCAAAAAAGCGCGGCATTTCAATGCTAGACGCTCCCGTTTCGGGGGGCGTTGCGGCAGCTGAAGCCGCTGGTTTAACTTTTATGGTCGGCGGAGAAAAAGAGGATTTTGAACGCGCTAAACGGGTACTCGGTATATTAGGCAAAAAAATCATATATGCCGGCAGCGACGGCGCTGGCGCCGCAGCGAAAATCTGCAATAATATGCTTTTAGGAATATCGATGATTGCAGTAAGCGAAGCCTTTGTTTTGGCAGACAAATTAGGGCTCGATCCCCAAAAATTATTTGAAATTAGTTCCAATGCCTCCGGGGAATGCTGGTCATTAACTCATTATTGCCCCTGGCCTGGTATTTTGAAAGATGTCCCTTCCAGCCACGAATACAAACCAGGGTTTACTGCAAAAATGATGCTAAAGGACCTAAATTTAAGCCAAGCCGCCGCGAGTGATGCCAAAGCAAATACCCCGCTTGGAAAGCGCGCAACAGAACTCTATCAACAATTCGTTGACTCCGATCACGGTGAAGTCGATTTTTCCGCTATTATCAACTTGTTAAAAGATAAATCTCAATAG
- a CDS encoding CoA-acylating methylmalonate-semialdehyde dehydrogenase, with protein MKKIYHYINGKFVDAKGETYQEVYNPATGEVSAQVAFGTAEEVEEAVESARNAFASWSSVTPLRRARVIFKFKALLDKNIDKLAELLTSEHGKILEDAKGEVLRAIELTEFSCGTPYLLKGSYSENVGTDVDSYTIRQPLGVCVGITPFNFPVMISAWMFVSAIACGNTFVLKPSEKDPSAALFLAELMQEAGLPAGVLNIINGNGATVDRLITHPKVAAVSAVGSTAAAEHIYQTAIAHGKRAHTFGGAKNHCVITPDADIDEAADAILGAAYGAAGERCMAVSVVVAITDTVGDALVQRLKEKIPQLQIAAGTESRADFGPLVTKEHLEKVKAYIHLGVEEGAELIVDGRDLETLKHKKGFFLGGCLFDHVKPSMRIYQEEIFGPVLCVTRVSNFEEALALINKNEYGNGVAIFTKSGEMARYFASKVSVGMVGINVPIPVPVAYHTFGGWKRSIFGDIHMHGAENVHFYTKQKTVTVRCWPREKTTESAYHMQSH; from the coding sequence ATGAAAAAAATTTACCATTATATCAATGGTAAATTCGTTGATGCTAAAGGAGAAACTTATCAGGAAGTCTATAATCCCGCAACAGGAGAAGTGAGTGCACAGGTGGCATTTGGCACTGCAGAAGAGGTGGAAGAAGCCGTTGAGTCGGCGCGAAACGCCTTTGCCTCCTGGTCATCGGTTACTCCTTTACGTCGGGCTCGCGTTATTTTTAAATTCAAAGCACTTCTTGATAAGAATATTGATAAATTAGCGGAATTATTAACCTCGGAGCACGGCAAAATACTCGAAGACGCGAAAGGAGAAGTGCTGCGCGCTATTGAATTAACCGAATTTTCCTGTGGTACGCCTTATCTGTTAAAAGGCTCCTATTCGGAAAATGTAGGCACTGACGTTGATAGTTACACTATTCGCCAACCGCTAGGGGTCTGCGTCGGTATCACGCCCTTTAATTTCCCCGTAATGATATCGGCGTGGATGTTTGTGTCGGCTATCGCTTGCGGCAATACTTTCGTTCTAAAACCTTCTGAAAAAGACCCTTCAGCCGCCTTATTTTTAGCTGAACTCATGCAAGAAGCAGGACTTCCGGCGGGGGTGCTCAATATAATCAACGGAAACGGCGCGACGGTCGATAGATTAATTACACATCCCAAGGTAGCTGCGGTCAGTGCGGTTGGGTCAACCGCGGCCGCCGAACACATCTATCAAACAGCGATTGCTCATGGAAAACGCGCCCACACATTTGGTGGTGCGAAAAATCATTGCGTGATTACGCCGGATGCCGATATCGACGAAGCCGCCGATGCTATTCTCGGCGCTGCTTATGGGGCAGCTGGCGAGCGCTGCATGGCAGTTTCTGTGGTGGTTGCAATAACCGATACGGTAGGGGATGCGCTTGTTCAGCGCTTAAAAGAAAAAATACCGCAGCTCCAAATTGCGGCGGGCACTGAATCACGGGCTGACTTCGGTCCGCTCGTGACTAAAGAACACTTAGAAAAAGTTAAAGCCTATATTCATTTGGGCGTTGAAGAGGGCGCTGAATTAATCGTTGATGGCCGTGATTTGGAAACATTGAAACATAAGAAAGGTTTCTTTTTGGGCGGTTGTTTATTTGATCACGTCAAACCGTCAATGCGTATCTATCAAGAAGAGATTTTCGGCCCGGTATTGTGTGTCACTCGCGTTTCTAATTTTGAGGAGGCTTTGGCATTAATTAACAAAAATGAATACGGCAACGGTGTTGCTATTTTTACAAAAAGCGGAGAAATGGCTCGTTATTTTGCGTCAAAAGTCAGCGTGGGAATGGTGGGGATTAACGTTCCTATTCCGGTTCCCGTTGCTTACCACACCTTTGGCGGTTGGAAGCGCTCCATATTCGGGGATATTCATATGCACGGTGCGGAAAATGTCCATTTTTATACGAAACAAAAAACCGTTACGGTGCGCTGCTGGCCTAGAGAAAAGACAACGGAGTCGGCTTATCACATGCAAAGCCATTAA
- the pdxH gene encoding pyridoxamine 5'-phosphate oxidase, with translation MFRLDLLSDPLEQFKLWYDEAIRHETLHPDAMVLATADSKGKPSARNVLYKGISKGGFLIFTNYHSRKAHELDENPQAAWVFYWPKTYKQVRGEGRVERLTQEESEAYFETRSYESQIAAWVSEQSQEIPDREYLITRYKKYREKFQDDVRCPEFWGGFRLIPDRMEFWVGQEHRLHDRFCYLKENQEWKIIRLAP, from the coding sequence ATGTTTCGACTTGATCTTCTAAGCGATCCTTTAGAACAATTTAAATTATGGTATGACGAGGCTATCCGTCATGAAACGCTTCATCCAGATGCGATGGTGCTGGCGACCGCTGATTCAAAAGGCAAGCCTTCTGCGCGAAATGTTTTATATAAAGGAATTTCTAAGGGCGGGTTTCTCATTTTTACGAATTACCACAGTCGGAAAGCTCATGAATTAGATGAAAATCCGCAGGCCGCTTGGGTTTTTTATTGGCCAAAAACCTATAAGCAAGTGCGCGGCGAGGGTCGAGTTGAACGCTTAACGCAAGAGGAATCAGAGGCTTACTTTGAGACGCGTTCTTATGAAAGTCAAATCGCGGCATGGGTTTCGGAGCAAAGTCAGGAAATTCCTGATCGTGAGTATCTCATCACGCGCTATAAAAAATATCGGGAAAAATTTCAAGATGACGTGCGTTGTCCCGAATTTTGGGGTGGATTTCGTTTAATTCCCGATCGTATGGAATTTTGGGTGGGACAGGAACACCGTTTGCATGATCGCTTTTGTTACCTTAAAGAAAACCAGGAATGGAAAATTATACGCCTTGCACCTTAA